A genomic window from Clostridium aceticum includes:
- the phnD gene encoding phosphate/phosphite/phosphonate ABC transporter substrate-binding protein, with protein sequence MKKIFLLILAGLLVFSLLGCSNNSAPTNVEEQEEGFIPEKMVIGAIPTQNQGDMRGAMDKLGVHLSEKLGTEVEIEVYPDYNGVVEAMNYGQVDMAYFGPLTYIIANETGGAEAIMTLLVNGEPYYYSYMVTHVDSPLDSLEDVIENVGNLQFAFGDVNSTSGSLIPTLELKEKGVFRDQMDTDFKEIFYTGGHDAAALAVQEKKVEVGAVDSAIFEVMKRNGVIDGEQFKIIWQSEPLFQYPWAVKRGTSDELKEALRNAFLTVEDQEILDVFGASGFALAEDKDYEPVRQAAKADGRL encoded by the coding sequence ATGAAAAAAATATTTTTACTTATCTTAGCAGGACTACTTGTATTTTCTTTACTAGGCTGTAGCAATAATAGTGCCCCTACAAATGTGGAGGAGCAAGAGGAAGGTTTTATTCCAGAAAAAATGGTTATTGGTGCAATTCCTACTCAAAATCAAGGTGATATGAGGGGAGCTATGGATAAACTAGGTGTTCATTTGTCTGAAAAACTAGGTACAGAAGTTGAAATAGAGGTTTATCCTGATTATAACGGTGTAGTAGAGGCTATGAACTATGGTCAAGTGGATATGGCCTATTTCGGTCCTTTGACCTATATCATTGCTAATGAAACCGGTGGAGCAGAAGCTATTATGACTCTATTAGTAAATGGAGAGCCTTATTACTATTCTTATATGGTGACTCATGTAGATTCTCCTCTTGATAGCTTAGAGGATGTTATAGAGAATGTAGGCAATTTACAGTTTGCCTTTGGTGACGTCAACTCAACGTCAGGCTCTCTTATCCCTACCTTAGAGTTAAAGGAAAAAGGTGTTTTTAGAGATCAAATGGATACAGACTTTAAAGAAATTTTCTATACAGGTGGTCATGATGCGGCTGCTTTAGCAGTGCAGGAAAAAAAGGTGGAAGTAGGAGCGGTTGACAGCGCTATCTTTGAAGTAATGAAAAGAAATGGTGTCATCGATGGAGAACAGTTTAAAATTATATGGCAATCAGAGCCATTATTTCAATACCCATGGGCTGTAAAAAGAGGAACTTCGGATGAATTAAAAGAAGCTTTAAGAAATGCATTTTTAACAGTAGAAGATCAAGAAATACTAGATGTATTTGGAGCCAGTGGATTTGCACTAGCTGAAGACAAAGATTATGAACCAGTAAGGCAAGCGGCAAAAGCTGACGGAAGGTTGTAG
- the phnE gene encoding phosphonate ABC transporter, permease protein PhnE, translated as MLKEITVKSNKNLKFPPSIQSKKVYLWIGLLALIVWSANGTNFNPLLFRDFGNTLDFIKRSFLNPDWSVLPLALKESIITIQIAIMGTATAFLLAVPLGFLGAKNTSPHWSIYSLLRTFLSFLRSIPEIVFALIFVPTVSLGPFAGVLALALHNIGVMGKLFSEIIESADIGPQEAVTATGAKKQIMVLYGIVPQVIPHILSNAFYRLEVSVRASLVLGLVGAGGVGQLLSIHFKMFQYNKVAVDCLVIMAMVIIIDYIGGILRRKVI; from the coding sequence ATGTTGAAGGAAATCACAGTAAAAAGCAATAAAAACTTAAAATTTCCTCCTAGTATACAAAGCAAAAAGGTCTATCTGTGGATAGGCCTTCTTGCACTCATTGTTTGGAGTGCCAATGGAACCAACTTTAACCCTTTGTTATTCAGGGATTTTGGTAATACCTTGGACTTCATAAAAAGAAGTTTTCTTAACCCTGACTGGAGCGTTTTACCCTTGGCCTTGAAGGAGTCGATTATTACTATACAAATAGCTATCATGGGCACCGCAACAGCATTTCTCTTGGCAGTTCCTCTTGGTTTTTTAGGTGCAAAAAACACTTCACCCCACTGGAGTATTTATAGTCTTTTGAGAACTTTTCTAAGCTTTTTGCGTTCTATTCCTGAAATCGTATTTGCACTGATTTTTGTTCCTACTGTAAGCCTTGGACCCTTCGCAGGAGTGTTGGCACTGGCTCTTCATAATATAGGTGTAATGGGAAAACTCTTTTCAGAAATCATTGAATCTGCTGATATAGGTCCTCAGGAAGCTGTTACAGCAACAGGAGCTAAAAAACAAATAATGGTGCTGTACGGTATTGTTCCTCAGGTAATCCCCCATATTCTATCCAATGCTTTTTATCGCTTAGAGGTGAGTGTTAGAGCTTCCCTTGTCTTAGGTTTAGTAGGGGCTGGTGGTGTAGGCCAACTTTTAAGTATTCACTTTAAAATGTTTCAGTATAATAAAGTTGCGGTGGACTGTTTGGTTATTATGGCTATGGTAATCATCATCGACTATATTGGGGGCATCCTCAGGAGAAAGGTGATATAG
- the phnC gene encoding phosphonate ABC transporter ATP-binding protein, with product MQLIIKDLKKHYNKKETFALDHVNLHIDQGEFISILGLSGSGKSTFIRCLNRLIDPTEGEIYFEGQEITKLRGEALRLYRRNLAMIFQHYNLIPRMKVLTNVLVGRFGYLSPLQILLKQFPKEDVEKANEALQKVGLLSFAERPIKTLSGGQQQRVGIARALIQQPKIILGDEPVSSLDPVTAKEIMLLLKEINENRKITMMINLHSVELAKTFSTRIIGLNNGSIVFDGPPSALDEVEINRIYR from the coding sequence ATGCAGCTTATCATTAAAGATTTGAAAAAGCATTATAATAAAAAAGAAACTTTTGCCCTAGATCATGTAAACCTCCATATTGATCAAGGAGAATTTATTAGCATCCTAGGCCTAAGTGGTTCTGGTAAATCTACTTTTATTCGTTGCCTCAATAGATTAATTGATCCTACAGAAGGAGAGATTTATTTCGAAGGACAGGAAATAACAAAGTTAAGGGGAGAAGCCTTAAGACTCTATAGAAGGAATTTGGCAATGATTTTTCAACACTACAATCTTATTCCTAGGATGAAGGTATTAACAAATGTGTTGGTCGGCAGGTTTGGCTATTTATCACCGCTGCAGATTCTTTTAAAACAATTTCCTAAAGAGGATGTAGAAAAAGCCAATGAGGCATTACAAAAGGTGGGTTTATTATCCTTTGCTGAGAGACCTATAAAAACATTAAGTGGAGGTCAGCAACAGAGGGTAGGGATTGCTAGGGCCCTTATTCAACAGCCTAAAATTATTCTAGGTGATGAACCAGTATCTAGTTTAGATCCTGTTACGGCTAAAGAGATTATGTTATTGCTAAAAGAAATTAACGAAAATAGAAAAATTACTATGATGATTAATCTCCATTCAGTAGAGTTGGCTAAAACTTTTTCTACAAGAATTATAGGATTAAATAATGGAAGTATTGTTTTTGATGGGCCTCCTAGTGCCCTTGATGAAGTTGAAATTAATCGAATTTATAGATAA
- the grxC gene encoding glutaredoxin 3, with protein MDVTLYTKDYCPYCKRAVSLLQSKNVAFNEIDVTHDETIFQEIKAKTGWDTVPQIFIDGEFIGGCDDLYALEQRGVLDDKLGIKKKH; from the coding sequence ATGGATGTTACACTTTACACTAAGGATTACTGCCCCTATTGCAAAAGAGCTGTATCACTTTTGCAAAGTAAAAATGTGGCCTTTAACGAAATTGATGTTACCCATGATGAAACAATTTTTCAGGAGATCAAGGCAAAAACTGGATGGGACACTGTACCTCAAATTTTTATTGATGGAGAATTTATCGGGGGTTGTGATGACTTGTATGCTTTAGAGCAGCGAGGAGTTCTAGATGATAAATTAGGAATAAAAAAGAAGCATTGA
- a CDS encoding FMN-binding protein: MKRKTIIFAMGLFIIIGSIFFALEYSRLRPYRNAIKAIEIEGIDLTQVSDGVYEGFTNGILVSAKVIVEVEDHKIVAIQLEHNHGRGKAAEVLIDKVLEMQSTNIDFITGATSSSKVILKAIENALTIVLY, from the coding sequence ATGAAAAGAAAAACCATTATTTTTGCAATGGGATTATTCATAATCATTGGGAGTATATTTTTTGCTTTGGAATATAGTAGGCTTCGGCCCTATAGAAATGCCATTAAAGCTATTGAGATTGAGGGGATAGATTTAACACAAGTTTCAGATGGAGTTTATGAAGGATTTACAAATGGGATCCTGGTTTCTGCTAAAGTAATAGTGGAGGTGGAAGACCATAAAATAGTAGCTATTCAGTTAGAACATAACCATGGCAGAGGAAAAGCAGCAGAAGTGCTGATAGATAAGGTTTTAGAAATGCAATCTACCAATATAGATTTTATCACTGGGGCAACTTCCAGCAGTAAAGTAATTTTAAAAGCCATAGAAAATGCTTTAACGATAGTGCTTTATTAA